In the genome of Pempheris klunzingeri isolate RE-2024b chromosome 3, fPemKlu1.hap1, whole genome shotgun sequence, one region contains:
- the LOC139199284 gene encoding 5-hydroxytryptamine receptor 4, whose protein sequence is MDNGSLGFLGDVNTSLQTEHKYCFTLRNQASRIFLYAFLSVGIVCTVVGNFLVVLSIAYFKQLQSPTNSFVMSLAVADCLVGLVVMPYSMIRTVEGCWYFGVLFCRLHSSLDVMLCTASIFHLSCIAFDRYYAVCNPLVYSLKMPHNRVALLIVVCWAVPMLISFGPIMLDLHVARVDSLLPKDVCVFLVNRIYAVMASLVAFYLPMAIMLVAYWKIFKAAKRQARQISAMESQMAAGVGKDSSKKQRHRNTMKRERKAAKTLGIIMGVFLIFWMPFFTVNIVDPFIEYSTDTVVWDIFLWLGYINSSLNPFLYGFFNRSFRRAFLMFMGCRVCLPGSSPGMELSHTRKEANECADQT, encoded by the coding sequence ATGGACAACGGCAGCTTGGGATTCCTTGGAGATGTTAACACATCTCTTCAAACTGAACATAAGTACTGTTTTACATTGAGGAACCAGGCCTCTCGCATTTTTTTATATGCTTTCCTCTCTGTTGGCATTGTCTGCACAGTAGTGGGCAACTTTCTGGTGGTCTTGTCCATTGCCTACTTCAAGCAGTTGCAGTCACCCACGAACTCCTTCGTCATGTCGCTAGCAGTGGCTGACTGCCTTGTTGGCCTGGTAGTGATGCCTTATAGTATGATTCGTACCGTGGAAGGATGCTGGTACTTTGGTGTCCTTTTTTGTCGGCTTCATTCCAGCCTAGATGTCATGCTCTGCACAGCCTCCATATTCCATCTCAGCTGCATTGCCTTTGACCGCTACTACGCTGTCTGCAACCCACTAGTTTACTCCTTAAAGATGCCCCACAATCGGGTAGCTCTCCTTATTGTTGTATGTTGGGCTGTTCCCATGCTCATTTCCTTTGGCCCCATAATGCTAGATCTCCATGTTGCTAGAGTGGACAGCCTGCTCCCTAAAGATGTATGCGTGTTCTTGGTCAATCGAATTTATGCTGTCATGGCGTCCTTGGTAGCCTTTTACTTGCCAATGGCTATCATGCTAGTAGCTTACTGGAAGATCTTCAAAGCTGCCAAACGGCAAGCCAGGCAGATCAGCGCCATGGAAAGTCAGATGGCTGCTGGAGTGGGGAAAGACTCAAGCAAGAAACAAAGACACCGAAACACCAtgaagagggaaagaaaggcaGCAAAAACTTTGGGTATCATCATGGGAGTTTTCCTAATCTTCTGGATGCCCTTCTTTACAGTCAACATTGTGGACCCTTTTATTGAATACAGCACGGACACGGTTGTGTGGGATATATTTTTGTGGCTAGGTTATATTAACTCCTCTCTAAATCCCTTCCTGTATGGTTTCTTCAACCGTTCTTTCCGTAGGGCATTCCTCATGTTCATGGGCTGCAGGGTATGCCTGCCCGGATCATCCCCTGGGATGGAGCTATCGCACACAAGGAAAGAGGCAAATGAGTGTGCAGatcaaacataa